A stretch of the Sphingomonas sp. CL5.1 genome encodes the following:
- a CDS encoding ribonuclease R family protein: MRKPKAGLPTRQQIMDFIAESDHPAGKREIARAFGLTAQEKIALKALLKDMADEGLIDSAPGRAFHKMGGVPKVTVLRVADVDDGGNVWAVPERWEAETPPPRLRVRERKRGALAIGARILARTEEAGGGWIAHPMKALAPSSEQMIGVLRGEGDRLWLQGVEKKERREFPVSEAGGAEAGDLVLAERAGRPPRITARVVQRLGDPFAPRSFSLIAIHQFGIPDRFSEGALEEAERVARQPLGDGREDLTHLPIVAIDPADARDHDDAVWAAPDDDPANAGGWQAIVAIADVSFYARPGSALDRDARGRGNSVYFPDRVVPMLPEVLSADVCSLKEGEDRAALACHLQVTKGGALKSWRFTRATVRIAANIAYEDAQATIDAGAGPMLEALRPLWGCWQALAAARDQREPLNLDLPERRVVLDEKGRIMSVAPRERLDAHRLIEDYMIAANVAAARALEAKKAPVMYRVHEPPAREKLVALKDYLDTFGISFALGQVIRPATFNRIIDKVGEADFRPQIMEQVLRTQTQAYYAPGNHGHFGLALGSYAHFTSPIRRYADLMVHRALVSAYALGPGGLAGDEDFERIGEAISGLERRAMEAERDTIDRYVAAYLAERVGELVEARITGVVNFGFFATVEGVGGDGLMPVRDLGGEYFRFDEASRRLVGETSGEEYVLGQHLRLRLAEANPVSGALRFELPEGKGALPPPRRDGPRRGIKRRGRPANIRHQGRRK, translated from the coding sequence ATGCGAAAACCAAAGGCCGGCCTGCCGACCCGCCAGCAGATCATGGACTTCATCGCCGAGAGCGATCACCCGGCGGGCAAGCGCGAGATCGCGCGCGCCTTCGGCCTGACCGCGCAGGAGAAGATCGCGCTCAAGGCCCTGCTCAAGGACATGGCCGATGAGGGGCTGATCGATTCCGCGCCCGGCCGCGCCTTCCACAAGATGGGCGGCGTGCCCAAGGTGACGGTGCTGCGCGTCGCCGACGTGGACGATGGCGGCAACGTCTGGGCGGTGCCGGAGCGGTGGGAGGCGGAGACGCCGCCGCCGCGCCTCAGGGTGCGCGAGCGCAAGCGCGGCGCGCTGGCGATCGGCGCGCGCATCCTCGCGCGGACCGAGGAGGCCGGCGGTGGGTGGATCGCGCATCCGATGAAGGCACTAGCGCCCTCGTCGGAGCAGATGATCGGCGTGCTGCGCGGGGAGGGCGACCGGCTGTGGCTGCAAGGCGTGGAGAAGAAGGAGCGGCGCGAGTTCCCCGTCTCCGAGGCCGGCGGCGCGGAGGCGGGCGATCTCGTGCTGGCCGAGCGCGCCGGGCGGCCGCCGCGCATTACCGCGCGCGTGGTGCAGCGGCTCGGCGATCCCTTCGCCCCGCGCAGTTTCTCGCTGATCGCGATCCACCAGTTCGGCATCCCGGATCGCTTCTCCGAGGGCGCGCTGGAGGAGGCGGAGCGCGTCGCGCGCCAGCCGCTCGGCGACGGGCGCGAGGACCTCACCCACCTGCCGATCGTCGCGATCGACCCCGCCGATGCGCGCGACCATGACGATGCGGTATGGGCCGCGCCGGATGACGACCCCGCCAACGCGGGCGGGTGGCAGGCGATCGTCGCGATCGCGGACGTCAGCTTCTACGCCCGCCCCGGCTCGGCGCTGGACCGTGATGCGCGCGGGCGGGGCAATTCGGTCTATTTCCCCGATCGCGTCGTGCCGATGCTGCCGGAGGTGCTGTCGGCCGATGTCTGCTCGCTGAAAGAGGGCGAGGATCGCGCGGCGCTCGCCTGCCATCTCCAGGTGACGAAAGGCGGGGCGCTCAAATCGTGGCGCTTCACCCGCGCGACGGTGCGGATCGCGGCGAACATCGCCTATGAGGACGCACAGGCGACGATCGACGCTGGCGCGGGGCCGATGCTGGAGGCGCTGCGGCCATTGTGGGGCTGCTGGCAGGCGCTGGCGGCGGCGCGCGACCAGCGCGAGCCGCTCAATCTCGACCTGCCCGAGCGGCGCGTGGTGCTGGACGAGAAGGGCCGCATCATGTCGGTCGCCCCGCGCGAGCGGCTCGACGCGCACCGGCTGATCGAGGATTACATGATCGCCGCCAACGTCGCCGCCGCCAGGGCGCTGGAGGCGAAGAAGGCGCCCGTCATGTACCGAGTCCACGAGCCGCCCGCGCGCGAGAAGCTGGTGGCGCTGAAGGACTATCTCGATACGTTCGGGATCAGCTTCGCGTTGGGGCAGGTCATCAGGCCCGCCACCTTCAACCGCATCATCGACAAGGTAGGCGAGGCCGATTTCCGGCCGCAGATCATGGAGCAGGTGCTGCGCACGCAGACGCAGGCCTATTACGCCCCCGGCAACCACGGCCATTTCGGGCTGGCGCTGGGCAGCTATGCGCATTTCACCTCGCCGATCCGCCGCTATGCGGACCTGATGGTGCATCGCGCGCTCGTCTCGGCCTATGCTCTCGGGCCGGGCGGGCTTGCCGGTGACGAGGATTTCGAGCGGATCGGCGAGGCGATCAGCGGCCTCGAACGCCGCGCGATGGAGGCGGAGCGCGACACGATCGACCGCTATGTCGCCGCCTATCTCGCCGAGCGCGTCGGCGAATTGGTGGAGGCGCGGATCACCGGCGTGGTCAATTTCGGCTTCTTCGCGACGGTCGAGGGCGTCGGCGGCGACGGGCTGATGCCGGTGCGCGATCTCGGCGGCGAATATTTCCGCTTCGACGAAGCCTCGCGCCGGCTGGTGGGAGAGACGAGCGGCGAGGAATATGTGCTCGGCCAGCACCTGCGGCTGCGGCTGGCGGAGGCGAACCCGGTTTCCGGCGCGCTGCGCTTCGAGCTGCCGGAGGGGAAGGGGGCGCTGCCGCCGCCGCGCCGCGACGGGCCGAGGCGGGGGATCAAGCGGCGCGGCCGCCCCGCCAACATCCGGCATCAGGGGCGCAGGAAATGA
- a CDS encoding EAL domain-containing protein, whose product MSKSRRPAPRTVSATSRSLLDALGLAPVSDPAIETARVEKLREARTIWPFALAMLVLGPLAVLGRHLFDGNSIGMFPDHSVIAALTGLAILAVLAFPRVEALAAYQRTAAVALLAAVLAAALSLLLDSARTLATQEIRIAAFVAGFGAVVAAAVSLHAIRAASIAFAVTLAAMVLVTAGPGFPFATATVLAIFFTGGMVRAARRDMVMHAERVIERDASRLAARLVDEFEAHGTGWFWQTDRAGNVTYITSKVADELGRMGMPPVGERLVNIFRVDSELIDTERTLTFHLSSRTSFSDYSVRAAFDGAVDRRWSISGRPILDDYGYFQGFIGSGSDLTEKRRAEAEINRLALFDSLTGLANRQQMRRSLEKTLIADRNTPSATGLFLLDLDRFKAVNDTLGHQMGDELLKQVALRLQRTVGDAGLVGRLGGDEFEIIFPRDAGRDHLAEIARAIIAALSASYVIAGATLSIGCSIGIAIAPEHGEDVETLVRNADLALYAAKAEGRGVHRFYRPELLAGAQNRKRLEDDLRQALAGDEFHLAYQPVVSTAEARIVGYEALLRWEHPSRGPISPAEFVPVAEECGLIEQIGEWVLRTACAEAAQWPDHVRVAVNVSPLQFANPVLPAIVTSAIAGSGIAPQRLELEITESVFLDEEGSTELMFRALKGIGVRLALDDFGTGYSSLGYLKKAPFDKIKIDQSFVRGAIQPGNRNAAIIKAIVTLADTLGMETTAEGVEQQDEIGLIRDLGCSHIQGFVYGPPLRADEVLEQWRGATGIARPIGHRISRAARTSMLRTARLEIGDAAGDIRIRNVSAGGAMIDGLELPEDAVGTDVLIELIENQLFPAKVRWARDGRAGIQFAEAFDIDRLTHATGGMRQRKVA is encoded by the coding sequence ATGAGCAAATCCCGTCGCCCTGCGCCGCGTACCGTTTCGGCCACTTCCCGTTCCTTGCTGGACGCGCTGGGGCTTGCGCCGGTTTCCGACCCGGCGATCGAGACGGCGCGGGTCGAGAAGCTGCGCGAGGCGCGGACGATCTGGCCGTTCGCACTGGCGATGCTGGTGCTCGGGCCGCTTGCGGTGCTCGGGCGGCATCTGTTCGACGGGAACAGCATCGGCATGTTCCCCGATCACAGCGTGATCGCCGCGCTCACCGGCCTTGCGATCCTGGCCGTGCTGGCGTTTCCGCGCGTCGAGGCTCTTGCCGCCTACCAGCGCACCGCCGCCGTCGCGCTGCTCGCGGCGGTGCTGGCGGCGGCGCTGTCGCTGCTGCTTGATTCCGCCCGCACGCTGGCCACGCAGGAGATACGCATCGCCGCCTTCGTCGCCGGATTCGGCGCGGTGGTCGCGGCCGCCGTCTCGCTGCACGCGATTCGCGCGGCGAGCATCGCCTTCGCCGTCACGCTGGCGGCGATGGTGCTGGTGACGGCGGGACCGGGTTTCCCTTTCGCGACGGCGACCGTGCTGGCGATCTTCTTCACCGGCGGCATGGTCCGCGCCGCGCGGCGCGACATGGTGATGCACGCCGAACGCGTCATCGAACGCGACGCCAGCCGCCTCGCCGCGCGGCTGGTCGACGAGTTCGAGGCGCACGGCACCGGCTGGTTCTGGCAGACCGACCGCGCGGGCAACGTCACCTATATCACCAGCAAGGTGGCGGACGAGCTGGGTCGCATGGGGATGCCGCCGGTCGGCGAGCGGCTGGTGAACATCTTCCGCGTCGATTCGGAGCTGATCGATACCGAGCGCACGCTGACCTTCCACCTCTCCTCGCGCACCAGCTTCTCCGATTATTCGGTGCGCGCCGCGTTCGACGGCGCGGTCGATCGCCGCTGGTCAATATCGGGCCGTCCGATCCTCGACGATTACGGCTATTTCCAGGGCTTTATCGGCTCCGGCTCGGATCTCACCGAAAAGCGCCGGGCGGAGGCGGAGATCAACCGGCTGGCGCTGTTCGACAGCCTGACCGGCCTCGCCAACCGGCAGCAGATGCGACGGTCGCTCGAGAAGACGCTGATCGCGGATCGCAACACCCCCTCGGCCACCGGCCTGTTCCTGCTCGACCTCGATCGCTTCAAGGCGGTGAACGACACGCTCGGGCACCAGATGGGGGACGAGTTGCTCAAGCAGGTCGCGCTGCGGCTGCAACGCACGGTCGGCGACGCGGGGCTGGTCGGCCGGCTCGGCGGCGATGAATTCGAGATCATCTTTCCGCGCGATGCCGGGCGCGACCATCTGGCGGAGATCGCGCGGGCGATCATCGCCGCGCTCTCCGCGTCCTATGTCATCGCTGGGGCGACGCTGTCGATCGGCTGCTCGATCGGCATCGCGATCGCGCCGGAGCATGGCGAGGATGTCGAGACGCTCGTGCGCAACGCCGATCTCGCGCTCTACGCCGCCAAGGCCGAAGGGCGCGGCGTCCACCGCTTCTATCGCCCGGAGCTGCTCGCCGGGGCGCAGAACCGCAAGCGGCTGGAGGACGACCTGCGCCAGGCGCTGGCGGGCGACGAGTTCCACCTCGCCTATCAGCCGGTCGTCTCCACCGCGGAGGCGCGGATCGTCGGCTATGAGGCGCTGCTGCGCTGGGAGCATCCGTCGCGCGGGCCGATCAGCCCGGCGGAATTCGTGCCGGTGGCGGAGGAATGCGGGCTGATCGAGCAGATCGGCGAATGGGTGCTGCGCACCGCCTGCGCGGAGGCGGCGCAATGGCCCGATCACGTGCGCGTCGCGGTCAACGTCTCGCCGCTGCAATTCGCCAATCCGGTGCTGCCGGCGATCGTCACCAGCGCCATCGCCGGATCGGGCATCGCGCCGCAGCGGCTGGAGCTGGAGATCACCGAGAGCGTGTTCCTCGACGAGGAAGGCTCGACCGAGCTGATGTTCCGCGCGCTGAAGGGCATCGGCGTGCGGCTGGCGCTGGACGATTTCGGCACCGGCTATTCCAGCCTCGGCTATCTGAAGAAGGCGCCGTTCGACAAGATCAAGATCGACCAGAGCTTCGTGCGCGGGGCGATCCAGCCGGGCAACCGCAATGCCGCGATCATCAAGGCGATCGTCACGCTCGCCGACACCCTGGGCATGGAAACCACCGCCGAGGGCGTCGAGCAGCAGGACGAGATCGGCCTGATCCGCGACTTGGGATGCAGCCATATCCAGGGCTTCGTCTATGGCCCGCCGCTGCGCGCCGACGAGGTGCTGGAGCAATGGCGCGGCGCGACCGGCATCGCGCGGCCGATCGGCCACCGCATCAGCCGCGCGGCGCGCACCTCGATGCTGCGCACCGCGCGGCTGGAGATCGGCGACGCGGCGGGCGATATCCGCATCCGCAACGTCTCGGCCGGCGGGGCGATGATCGACGGGCTGGAGCTGCCGGAGGATGCGGTGGGCACCGACGTGCTGATCGAGCTGATCGAGAACCAGCTCTTCCCGGCGAAGGTCCGCTGGGCGCGCGACGGCCGCGCCGGCATCCAGTTCGCCGAGGCCTTCGACATCGACCGCCTCACCCACGCGACCGGCGGGATGCGCCAGCGCAAGGTCGCCTGA
- a CDS encoding glutathione S-transferase family protein, whose product MAFVLYEHPLSSYCQKAKTAFYEKGVPFETRMLDGSEPVASEFAALWPIGKFPVATDGERLVFDATTIIEYLDARFPGGTPLLPADPLAAAEVRMLDRFFDHYVNYPQQRIVVGRIGRDDASREAQWRAALETAYDWLEAWLGKREWAAGDGFSLADCAAAPALLYADWTHAIPSRHQALHAYRARLLARPSYARALNEARPYRHMFPLGAPEGRD is encoded by the coding sequence ATGGCTTTCGTCCTGTATGAGCATCCGCTTTCATCCTATTGCCAGAAAGCGAAAACCGCCTTCTACGAAAAGGGCGTGCCGTTCGAGACACGGATGCTCGACGGGTCGGAGCCGGTGGCGTCGGAGTTCGCGGCGTTGTGGCCGATCGGCAAGTTCCCGGTAGCGACCGACGGCGAGCGGCTGGTGTTCGACGCGACGACGATCATCGAATATCTCGACGCGCGCTTTCCGGGCGGGACGCCGCTGCTCCCCGCCGATCCGCTCGCCGCGGCGGAGGTGCGGATGCTCGATCGTTTCTTCGACCACTATGTAAACTATCCGCAGCAACGCATTGTCGTCGGGCGGATCGGGCGCGACGACGCCTCGCGCGAGGCGCAGTGGCGCGCGGCGCTGGAAACCGCCTATGACTGGCTGGAGGCGTGGCTCGGCAAGCGCGAATGGGCGGCGGGGGATGGTTTCTCGCTCGCCGATTGCGCCGCCGCGCCGGCGTTGCTCTATGCCGACTGGACCCATGCGATCCCGTCGCGGCATCAGGCGCTCCACGCCTATCGCGCGCGGCTGCTGGCCCGGCCCAGCTATGCCCGCGCGCTGAACGAGGCGCGGCCGTATCGCCACATGTTCCCGCTCGGCGCGCCGGAAGGGCGCGACTGA
- a CDS encoding SDR family oxidoreductase → MLQAFPALAGRRVLVVGGSSGIGLAVARSAAAGGARMTIAARDPGRLAEAVAGIGGGATGEVLDMTDAARVEAFLAAAAPFDHIVVTAAALRSGPIRDLPLAAAQATFASKFWGPYLVARFARFNDDGSLTLVSGAAGRRPRAGRGPVAAACAAIEALTKVLAAELAPVRVNCVSPGLTDTAMLRAAGAGVSVPPGLPVKRIGTPEEVAFQILSCAANPYMTGAIVDIDGGMSLV, encoded by the coding sequence ATGCTACAGGCATTTCCGGCATTGGCCGGGCGGCGTGTGCTGGTGGTCGGCGGCAGCTCGGGTATCGGGCTGGCGGTCGCGCGATCCGCCGCCGCCGGCGGCGCGCGGATGACGATCGCCGCGCGCGATCCCGGCAGGCTGGCGGAGGCGGTCGCGGGCATCGGCGGCGGCGCCACCGGCGAGGTGCTCGACATGACCGACGCGGCGCGGGTCGAGGCGTTCCTCGCCGCCGCCGCGCCGTTCGATCATATCGTCGTCACCGCCGCCGCGCTTCGTTCCGGCCCCATTCGCGATCTGCCGCTGGCGGCGGCACAGGCGACCTTCGCCTCGAAATTCTGGGGACCGTATCTCGTCGCCAGATTCGCGCGCTTCAACGACGATGGATCGCTGACCCTGGTGTCGGGCGCCGCCGGACGGCGGCCACGCGCGGGGCGGGGACCGGTCGCGGCGGCCTGCGCGGCGATCGAGGCGTTGACGAAGGTGCTCGCCGCCGAGCTTGCGCCGGTGCGGGTCAATTGCGTTTCGCCCGGCCTGACCGACACCGCGATGCTGCGCGCCGCCGGGGCCGGGGTCAGCGTGCCGCCGGGTCTGCCGGTGAAGCGCATCGGCACGCCGGAGGAAGTCGCCTTCCAGATCCTGTCCTGCGCCGCGAATCCCTATATGACCGGCGCGATCGTCGATATCGACGGCGGCATGTCGCTCGTCTGA
- a CDS encoding SulP family inorganic anion transporter, which yields MARADVIAGMSVAGLLLPEAVAYASIAGLEPARAITAAVAGCLAYAAIGRSRFAIVSPTSSSAAILAAALAAIPDDPAMRGALATAAVAFAGMLFLIAAALRLGALTSLIARPVLRGFALGIAVTIILRQLPAITGVPAPGGNLLRLIGRQLGAIGAWHGASVATGVLALALLMALRRMRGVPAAFIVLALGIAASMLLDLPAHGVRTVGVIALAPGLPAIPALTFREGSQLAQLVVPLALILFAESWGTMRALALRHGDTIDPDRELAAIGGANLAAALVRGMPVGAGFSVGSASEAAGAASRWTSVVAAVALALLAWFGRPAIAHLPDAVLAAVVIAALTHALSPAPFIHLWKIGRDEVVAFAAAASVLAFGVLDGMLIAIGLSLAALIQRMAAPHLATLGQLDGGHDFVDLARHPEAKALPGVAILRPAQPLFFGNAERVMGEVERRLGGDRALVLSLEESSDLDSTALDCLIEFDGRLKRNGIRLRLARVHDHIRDLFHRAGQDTLVARSSFSVADAVATIEGNDDAGFSTGSEADPDPGSAPDTDDGRKT from the coding sequence ATGGCGCGAGCGGACGTTATCGCCGGAATGTCGGTGGCCGGGCTGCTCCTGCCGGAAGCGGTCGCCTATGCCAGCATCGCCGGGCTGGAGCCGGCGCGCGCGATCACGGCGGCGGTCGCGGGATGCCTCGCCTATGCCGCGATCGGCCGCAGCCGGTTCGCGATCGTCTCCCCCACCTCGTCCTCCGCCGCGATCCTCGCGGCGGCGCTCGCGGCGATACCCGACGATCCGGCGATGCGCGGCGCGCTGGCGACGGCGGCGGTGGCCTTCGCGGGAATGCTGTTCCTGATCGCCGCCGCGTTGCGGCTGGGGGCGCTGACCAGCCTGATCGCCCGGCCGGTGCTGCGCGGCTTCGCGCTGGGCATTGCGGTCACCATCATCCTGCGCCAGCTCCCCGCGATCACCGGCGTTCCGGCGCCGGGTGGCAACCTGCTGCGGCTGATCGGGCGGCAGCTCGGCGCGATCGGCGCGTGGCATGGCGCCAGCGTGGCGACGGGCGTGCTGGCGCTCGCGCTGCTGATGGCGCTGCGGCGGATGCGGGGCGTGCCGGCCGCCTTCATCGTGCTCGCGCTGGGCATCGCCGCGTCGATGCTGCTCGACCTGCCCGCGCATGGCGTGCGGACGGTGGGCGTGATCGCGCTCGCGCCCGGCCTGCCGGCCATCCCCGCGCTCACCTTCCGCGAAGGGTCGCAGCTCGCGCAGCTCGTCGTGCCGCTGGCGCTGATCCTGTTCGCGGAAAGCTGGGGCACGATGCGCGCGCTGGCGTTGCGCCACGGCGACACGATCGACCCGGATCGCGAGCTGGCCGCGATCGGCGGCGCCAACCTCGCCGCCGCCCTGGTGCGGGGGATGCCGGTCGGCGCGGGCTTCTCCGTCGGCTCGGCGAGCGAGGCGGCGGGGGCGGCGTCGCGCTGGACGTCGGTGGTCGCGGCGGTCGCGCTGGCGCTGCTCGCATGGTTCGGGCGGCCGGCGATCGCGCATTTGCCCGATGCGGTGCTGGCGGCGGTGGTGATCGCCGCCCTCACCCACGCGCTCTCCCCCGCGCCGTTCATCCATTTGTGGAAGATCGGCCGCGACGAGGTGGTGGCCTTCGCGGCGGCCGCCTCGGTGCTGGCGTTCGGCGTGCTCGACGGGATGCTGATCGCGATCGGCCTGTCGCTCGCGGCGCTGATCCAGCGCATGGCCGCGCCGCATCTCGCGACGCTGGGGCAGCTCGACGGCGGGCACGATTTCGTCGATCTCGCGCGTCATCCGGAGGCGAAGGCGCTGCCGGGGGTCGCGATCCTGCGCCCCGCGCAGCCGCTGTTCTTCGGCAATGCGGAGCGGGTGATGGGCGAGGTGGAACGGCGGCTGGGCGGCGATCGCGCGCTGGTGCTGAGCCTCGAGGAAAGCTCCGATCTCGACAGCACCGCGCTCGATTGCCTGATCGAGTTCGACGGGCGGCTGAAGCGCAACGGCATCCGCTTGCGGCTCGCGCGCGTTCACGATCATATCCGCGACCTGTTCCACCGCGCCGGGCAGGACACGCTCGTCGCGCGAAGCAGCTTCAGCGTCGCGGATGCGGTGGCGACGATAGAGGGAAATGACGATGCAGGATTTTCCACCGGTTCTGAAGCCGACCCCGATCCTGGATCTGCGCCCGACACAGATGACGGTCGGAAAACGTGA
- a CDS encoding ParB-like protein, with amino-acid sequence MTVGKREVARKRRDWEERPQSTDANFLSHHLVPAVIGPKQRPWLIDSHHLALALHDAGQKTVLVRVVADLSHLPPGMFMTVMDNRNWLHPFDEHGVRRSADDLPRKVTKLRDDPYRSLAGELRRAGGYAKDDTPYSEFLWADFLRHRVKAALLEKDFDTAVQRALKLARGAEAAYLPGYAGPHG; translated from the coding sequence ATGACGGTCGGAAAACGTGAAGTCGCGCGCAAGCGCCGCGACTGGGAGGAACGTCCCCAGTCCACCGACGCCAATTTCCTGTCGCACCATCTCGTCCCCGCCGTGATCGGGCCGAAGCAGCGACCGTGGCTGATCGACAGCCATCACCTCGCGCTCGCGTTGCACGACGCGGGGCAGAAAACCGTGCTCGTGCGCGTCGTCGCCGATCTGAGCCACCTTCCGCCAGGGATGTTCATGACGGTGATGGACAACCGCAACTGGCTGCACCCCTTTGACGAGCATGGCGTGCGCCGGTCGGCGGACGATCTGCCCCGGAAAGTCACGAAGCTGCGCGACGACCCCTATCGCTCGCTCGCCGGCGAGCTGCGCCGCGCGGGCGGCTATGCCAAGGACGACACGCCCTATTCGGAATTCCTGTGGGCGGATTTCCTGCGTCATCGCGTCAAGGCCGCGCTGCTGGAGAAGGATTTCGATACGGCGGTGCAGCGCGCGCTCAAGCTCGCGCGCGGCGCGGAGGCCGCCTATCTGCCGGGCTATGCCGGTCCGCATGGTTGA
- a CDS encoding response regulator, translating to MRLLIVEDNAELAEAMREAFAGRHLHCDIAADAGDAEILIRTTRYALVILDLGLPDEDGLDLLRRLRAARHNEPILIVTARGEVENRILGLSAGADDYMAKPFHFDELHARVLAILRRESGYKDRLLRAGALELDTEARQFRVDGALLEFSVREGELLELLMRQLDRVVPKRVLEDQLFGAGDSLGSNAVEVYIHRIRRHLKNAGLALTVQTVRGVGYMLQTVQDGSTFGR from the coding sequence ATGAGATTGCTGATCGTCGAGGACAATGCCGAGCTTGCCGAGGCGATGCGCGAGGCATTCGCGGGCCGACACCTGCATTGCGACATCGCGGCGGATGCCGGCGACGCGGAGATATTGATCCGCACGACGCGCTATGCGCTCGTCATCCTCGATCTCGGCCTGCCCGACGAGGATGGGCTGGACCTGCTGCGGCGGCTGCGCGCGGCGCGGCACAACGAGCCGATCCTGATCGTCACCGCGCGCGGCGAGGTGGAGAATCGCATCCTCGGCCTCAGCGCCGGGGCCGACGATTACATGGCCAAGCCGTTCCATTTCGACGAGCTTCACGCCCGCGTGCTGGCGATCCTGCGGCGCGAATCCGGCTATAAGGACCGGCTGCTGCGCGCCGGAGCGCTGGAGCTGGACACCGAGGCGCGGCAGTTCCGCGTCGATGGCGCGCTGCTGGAATTTTCCGTGCGCGAGGGCGAGCTGCTGGAGTTGCTGATGCGCCAGCTCGATCGCGTCGTGCCCAAGCGCGTGCTGGAGGACCAGCTGTTCGGCGCGGGCGACAGCCTCGGGTCGAACGCGGTGGAGGTCTATATCCACCGCATCCGCCGCCACCTGAAGAACGCCGGGCTGGCGCTGACCGTGCAGACGGTGCGCGGCGTCGGCTACATGCTCCAGACGGTGCAGGATGGATCGACATTCGGAAGATGA
- a CDS encoding efflux transporter outer membrane subunit, whose translation MMRLFPVSLAALLLAGCTIAPAHPGTEAPLPPARVSETIAPVTGGAQRLEAGAPALAEWWRAFGSAKLDALVRAALAHNEDLATAEANLRQARELASATAGAQGPKVDAGYQAERTRISRALSPPLADNVSYLYTLHTAQVTVAYPLDLFGAGRNAVRSARAAAEVAGQRLEAARIAAVANLVVAAIQHAALDAQVAATEKAIADNRALVAMLERRRALGDVGLAEVTAQQTVLANVETALPALERQRDHQAGLILSLLGRPAGSPLPDLPAMEELHLPADLPLSLPSDIVAHRPDVRAAEAQMRGAAADVGAAIAARLPAITLSGNAGGSSTRFLDMFASGNPFFALIGGVTQPIFHSGELRHRQRAAEAALDATKAQYRAAVLQAFLDVDDALSGLRTDAAALDAATRADDAAGRTLAMTRRQMELGAVGTLALLNASSAASQASVQRLQATAARLTDTVALFQACGTPVGAR comes from the coding sequence ATGATGCGCCTGTTTCCCGTCTCGCTCGCGGCATTGCTGCTCGCGGGCTGCACGATCGCTCCCGCGCATCCGGGGACGGAGGCGCCGCTGCCGCCCGCGCGCGTATCCGAGACGATCGCGCCCGTAACCGGCGGGGCGCAGCGGCTGGAAGCGGGCGCGCCCGCGCTCGCCGAATGGTGGCGCGCGTTCGGCAGCGCGAAGCTCGACGCGCTGGTCCGCGCCGCGCTGGCGCATAACGAGGATCTGGCGACCGCCGAAGCCAACCTCCGGCAGGCGCGCGAGCTGGCCAGCGCCACCGCCGGGGCGCAGGGACCGAAGGTGGACGCCGGCTATCAGGCGGAGCGGACGCGGATATCGCGCGCGCTCTCCCCGCCGCTCGCCGACAACGTGAGCTATCTCTACACATTGCATACCGCGCAGGTGACGGTGGCCTATCCGCTCGACCTGTTCGGCGCGGGACGCAACGCGGTGCGCTCGGCCCGAGCGGCGGCCGAGGTGGCGGGGCAGCGGCTGGAGGCGGCGCGGATCGCGGCGGTCGCCAATCTCGTCGTCGCGGCGATCCAGCATGCCGCGCTCGACGCGCAGGTGGCGGCGACGGAGAAGGCGATCGCGGACAATCGCGCGCTGGTCGCGATGCTCGAACGCCGCCGCGCGCTAGGCGACGTGGGGCTGGCCGAGGTGACGGCGCAGCAGACCGTGCTCGCCAATGTCGAGACGGCGCTGCCGGCGCTGGAGCGGCAGCGCGATCACCAGGCCGGGCTGATCCTCTCGCTGCTCGGCCGCCCGGCTGGCTCGCCGCTGCCCGACCTGCCGGCGATGGAGGAACTGCACTTGCCCGCCGACCTGCCGCTGTCGCTGCCGTCCGATATCGTCGCGCATCGCCCGGACGTGCGCGCGGCGGAGGCGCAGATGCGCGGCGCGGCGGCGGATGTCGGCGCGGCGATCGCGGCGCGACTGCCCGCGATCACGCTGAGCGGCAATGCCGGCGGCTCCTCGACGCGTTTCCTCGACATGTTCGCCAGCGGCAATCCGTTCTTCGCGCTGATCGGCGGCGTGACCCAGCCGATCTTCCATTCCGGCGAATTGCGCCATCGCCAGCGCGCGGCGGAGGCGGCGCTGGACGCGACCAAGGCGCAATATCGCGCGGCGGTGTTGCAGGCGTTCCTCGACGTGGACGATGCGCTATCCGGCCTGCGCACCGACGCCGCCGCGCTGGACGCCGCCACGCGCGCCGACGATGCCGCCGGGCGCACGCTGGCGATGACGCGGCGGCAGATGGAGCTTGGCGCGGTCGGCACGCTGGCGCTGCTCAACGCCTCGTCGGCGGCGTCGCAGGCGTCGGTGCAGCGCCTCCAGGCGACCGCCGCGCGGCTGACCGACACGGTGGCGTTGTTCCAGGCCTGCGGCACGCCGGTCGGCGCGCGCTAG